In the genome of Pontibacter actiniarum, the window GCAGCAGGTTTACAGCCGTGCGGGGCACATCAGCCGGCGCAGGGGCCTTGGGCTGTAGCAGGTACAGTACCTCTTTTACCTCGTTTTGCAAAGCCACCACCCATACCTGCACAACATGCCCGAGCTCCTGCACGGCCTGCTCAATATCCAGCATGGGGGAGGCTTTCAGAAGTACGGCGTTGGCTTTCTGGAAGAGCAGGGGCAGCAGGCGCAACACGTCCGGCTCGCAGTCCTGCAGCAGGTGCAGCTTCTGGGCGTGGTTGCCACGGCGGGCCGGGTCCAGGTACAGCACATCGGCCGTGCCTGTAAAATCCCTTAGAAAATCCTCGGCCGTAGTCGCTACGCTCCGGATGTTGCCGGCCCCAAGCAGGTTGAAGTTGTACGCGGCTATCTCCTGCAGTTCCGGGTTCTGTTCCACGTGGGTCACCTGCGCAAAGCTGCGGGCAAAATGAAAGCTGTCCACGCCGAAGCCGCCGGTCAGGTCTACCAGCAGCCTACCGCTTACCAGGCTAGCCTTAAAGGCCGCCGTTGCCTCTGAGGAGCTCTGCTCCACCGACAGCGCCACCGGGAACACCGCTTGCGGGTGCTCTACCCAGGTTGGCAGCTTCTGGGCAGCTTTTTGCCGCGCCTGTATCTGCTGCACCAACTCAAGCACCGGCAGGTGTGGGTACCGCTTTGCCTGCAGCATCAGCTGGGCAGCGTCCTGGTGCTGGTGTGCCCCTATAAAATCTAGCTCCTCGGTGGTAAATACGCGCATAGTAAGGCCTGCTTGTTCTTTAGGCAAAGATACTTATTTCGTTCACCTTCCGTAATAAGTATATATTTTGTTTAATGATTATTAAAATTTATTAAACAAAATTGAACAAAGGCAGTTAAACCAATAATCAACAAAAATTTAAAACTTAAATAAAAACGCTATGAGAAAATGGATGAAACTACTGCTGGTGGCCGTGCTGCCTACCATGGTGCTTGCAAGCTGTGACGACGACGATGATGACCTGGACATTGTGGAGGACGAGGCGAACGTGATGGTGGTGCACGCTTCCCCTGACGCACCTGCCGTAGACCTGTACCTGGACAACACCCTGGTTAACGCCACGCCCCTGAACTACCCGGGCAACACAGGCTACCTTGATGTGGAGGCGGGTACGCGAAACATTAAAGTAACAGCCGCCGGAGCAGGCGTGGGCAGCCCGGTTATCAACGCCGATGTGCCGTTTGAAGAGGACAAAGACTACACCGTATTTGCCGTTAACACGCTTGGCAACATTGAGCCCTTGGTGCTGGAGGATAACCTGACAGACCCTGCCGCCGGTAAAGCGCATGTGCGCGTTGTGCACCTGTCGCCGGATGCGCCGAACGTGGATGTGGTTGTGCAGGGTGGGCCTGAGCTGTTCTCGGACCTGGAGTTTAAAGAGGCGACGGCCTTTACTCCTGTAGATGCGGGCACTTACACGCTGGAAGTACAGCCGGTTGGCACAGACCTGGCCGCTGTAACGGCTACCCTTACCCTCGAAGCAGGCAAGATCTACACCGTTTTCGCTAAAGGCTTCTTAACACCGCCTGCCGGAAACAACAACAATCTGGGCGTGGAGGTCATCGTGAACGACTAAACTGCCTCCTCCTTTACAACCTGGCTTTGCAGCGCCCGCCACCCTCCTTTGGCGGGCGCTGTCTTTTGTGCGGCCTACTCAATCAGAACCGCCTCAGACTAAGTAATATTGACCAACCGCAACAAATTGCGTAAATTTGAGTTTTCATCTGAAAAATCATCAAAAAATGGTAGAGACATATTTGAAGTACAAAGTAAGAGATATCTCGCTGGCCGATTGGGGCCGCAAGGAAATAAGACTGGCTGAGGCTGAAATGCCTGGCCTGATGGCAATTCGCGAGGAGTTCGGCCCAAGCAAGCCGCTGAAAGGCGCACGCATCGCAGGCTGCCTGCACATGACGATCCAGACGGCTGTGCTGATCGAAACGCTGGTAGAGCTGGGTGCTGAGGTAACCTGGTCTTCCTGCAACATCTTCTCTACGCAGGACCATGCTGCCGCTGCCATTGCTGCTGCCGGTATCTCTGTTTATGCCTGGAAAGGCATGACTGCCGAGGAGTTTGACTGGTGCATTGAGCAAACGCTGTTCTTCGGGGAAGACCGCCAGCCGCTCAACATGATCCTGGACGACGGTGGTGACCTTACCAACATGGTGCTGGACAAGTACCCTGAGCTGTCTGCCGGTATCAAAGGCTTGTCTGAGGAGACAACCACGGGCGTGCACCGCCTGTACGAGCGCATGAAAAACGGCACGCTGACTATGCCTGCCATTAACGTGAACGACTCTGTAACCAAGTCTAAGTTCGATAACAAGTATGGCTGTAAGGAGTCTCTGGTAGACGCTATCCGCCGTGCCACGGACGTGATGATGGCCGGTAAAGTGGCTGTTGTGGCTGGCTACGGTGACGTTGGCAAGGGTTCTGCCGCTTCGCTTCGCGGTGCCGGTGCCCGCGTGATCGTTACCGAGATCGACCCAATCTGCGCACTGCAGGCTGCTATGGACGGTTTCGCTGTGAAAAGAATGGTGGACGCCGTAAAAGAGGCTGACATTGTAGTAACAGCTACTGGCAACAAAGACATCATCGGGGAGCAGGAGTTCCGTTCGATGAAAGACAAAACCATCGTTTGTAACATCGGCCACTTCGACAACGAGATCGACATGGCTTGGCTGAACAAAACGTACGGCAACACCAAAGACGTGATCAAGCCGCAGGTTGACCTGTACAACATTGACGGGAAAGACATTATTGTGCTGGCAGAAGGCCGCCTGGTGAACCTGGGCTGTGCTACCGGTCACCCATCTTTTGTGATGTCTAACTCTTTCTCTAACCAGACGCTGGCGCAGCTGGAGCTTTGGACAAACACAGAGGCTTACGAGAACAAGGTTTATACTTTGCCGAAGCACCTGGATGAGAAAGTGGCACGCCTGCACCTGAGCAAGATCGGTGTGGAGCTGGATGAGCTTTCTCCTGACCAGGCCAGTTACATTGGCGTGGAGGTAGAAGGGCCGTACAAGCCAGAGTACTACAGATACTAATCCGGGTTTCCCCGTTTATGTATAAAGAAGGCCGGTGCTGCAAAGCGCCGGCCTTTTCTTTTTGGGCACGGCCGCCCTGGCAGGTGGCGCCGTAAACCCGCTTCGTATTTTTAGGTGTAGTAGTGTTTGGTCATATAATGTTGAACTTAGACATGAGCGCTTTCTTGTAAGACTTCCCGATCGGGACGTCTCCTTTCGAGAAGACCACAGAGTTCTCCTCCAGTGCTTCTATCTTGTCCAGGTTGGCGATGTAGGAGCGGTGTACGCGCACAAAGTTCTGCGACGGCAGCTTATGCTCCATATCCTTCAGGGTGGAGCTTACCAGGTACTTCTGGTCGGCGGTCACAATAAAGGAGTAGTTGTCATAGGCCTCCACCCAGAGGATGTCGCTGTAATGCACCTTAATGATGCGGTGCTTTACCTTCACAAAGATATAGTCAGAGGTTACTTCCTGCTCTTTGTGCTCCAGCTGGTTGCCGTTGGTCTCTTTTCCGTTCTTCTGGCTACTGTCGTGTTTGTACAGCGCGATTTCAATGGCGGAGCGGAGGCTCTTTTCGTCGAAAGGCTTTACCAGAAAGCCGTCGGGTTCGGTCTTCTTGGCGCGGTCGATGGTTGCGTGATCGGCGTAGGCGGTGAGGTAGATAAACGGGATCTTGAACTCTTCGCGGATGCGCGAGCCGATGTCAACCCCGTCGGCACTGCCGCGCAGGTTAATATCGAGCAGCACCAGGTCAGGCTGGGTTTCCCGGATCATGTCTATAGTGTCTTCACCTGCATCTATGGCACACGTCTCGTAACCTAACTCTTCCAGGCTAGCCGCAAGGTCTTCCGCGATGATGACCTCATCTTCCGATATAAGGATTTTAGGTTTTGTCATAGCATTAGGTTCATACGTTAAAAATTTAATTACGATGGCAAAACAAAATATAATATTGATTTTGTGCCATTATTGTTGTAAAAGCGAATATTTCCCTCCAGTTTCTTGCTCAGCGACTGTACTAGTTTAAGCCCAAAGGATTGCCCCTTCTGCTGTTTCAGGAAAAAGTCTTCTGGTAAGCCGCGTCCGTTATCGCTCACGGTCAGGGTGTACTGCACCTCATCGTGCCTTATCAGCTCAATGCGCAACACACCGTGCTCTCCTTCTTGGAACGCATACTTTAAGGTATTGGATACTAGCTCGTTTACGATCAGGCCCAGTGTTATGGCCGAGTCTACATCTACTTTTATATCCGGCACGTCCAATTCCAGCGCAATTCTGTCCATACTTACGCCATAGGAGGCATAAAGGCTTTCACATATTTCAATAAAGTAATCCTCCAGGTTGATATGCTCCAGGTTGCTGTGCTGGTACAGGCGCTCGTGCAGCAGCGACATAGACCGCACGCGGCTGCGCAGCGCCTTCATTACCTCCTGCGCCGATGGGTCCTCCACGTGGCGGGCCTGCAGGTTAAGCAAGCTGATCACGATCTGGAGATTGTTCTTCACACGGTGGTGGATTTCCTGCAGGAGGATTTCCTTCTCCCTGTTCTGGCGCTCCAGCAGGCGCGTGCGGTGGTTCACCTTTAGCTCCAGCAGGGAGTTCATTTTTACCAGGCTCCGCTCGCGCAGGCGCACCACGCTCAGGATGGTGCCGGCAATCACCACCAGCAGCACCCCTATAAACCACTCCCGGCGCCAGATGGGCGGCACAATGGAAAACGTGTAGGTAAGGGGCTGGGGCGTCCAGTAGCCGTCGTTGTTCTGGCCCATCAGCTCAAAGGTGTAGGTGCCGGGCGAGAGGTTGGCATAGGTGGAGAAGGAGCGACTGGTTACCGGCGACCAGGCATCCTCGTAGCCCACCAGCCTGTACTTATACTTTACCTGCTCCGGTGCAGAGAGGCAAATACCCTGAAAATTAAAGGCCAGGTGGTTCTGGGTGTGCGGCAGGCGGAGGTTTACCGGTAGGCCGGTGAGGCTGTCGTAGGCATAGCCCAGTGCTTCCCAGTCGGTGGGCCTGGAGTACAGCAGTACCTCGGTTAAGGTCAGCCTGGGGGGCACTTTGTTGCGGCGGTCCAGCCCGGGCAGGTACTTTGTCAGCCCTTTGGTTGTGCCAAACCACACAGCTTCCTGCGTCTGCAGCATGGCGTTGTCGCATACTTCCATTCCTCTGAAACCGCTGGGCCCTGAGTAGCTTCTGTGGTTAAAAGCGCCTTCCTGGCGCAGCGCCGGCAAACGGGCTTTCAGCACGTTGCGGCTGGTGGCTACCCAGAGGTTATCGGCGCTGTCGGCGTACACGCTTTTAACAGCCTCGCTCGGAAGGCCTTCGGCGGCAGTAACGAGCGTTGCCTTTGTGCCCTGCAGCATAAGGATGCCCGTGTTGAAGGCCGCGAAGTACAGCACGCCCTTCTTGTCTTCTGTGATGGACCGCACCTCCGTCAGGTGCAGGCCCTGCAGCTCCGGGGGCTGCACTACCTGGCCCCGCTCAACCCGAAAGATGCCTTTGTCGCCGCCAGCCCAGATCCGGCCCTTGCTGTCGCGCAGGATAGAGTTGGCCTTGAGCGTGCCCTCCGGAGAGGGAAGCAGCCGGAAGGTGCTGCCTTGCAGCACAGCCACACCGCCTCCTGTTGCCAAGTACAGCTGCCCGTCCGGGCCTGCTGTAGCCTGGTACACATCCAAGGAGGGAAGCCCCTCGGCGGTGCTGTAGTGCGTGGTGGTTTGCTGCGCCAGGCGCCAAACGCCGTTGCTGGTACAGGCCCAGAGCGCCTCCGGTGTCGGTAGAAAGCTGTAGACGGTGGTGCCCTGGGGCCAGGGCTTCCTGCTGAGCCATGTCAGGTTGTGCTGCTCCATCTTTGCCAGCTCTCCCTCATCGGTGCCGAGCCAGAGGGTGCCGTTCCTGTCCTGGGCGATAGCGGTAACGCGGGGCTCTGTGAGGTTGGGGAACTCGAAGAAATGCACAAACCAGGGAGCCATATGTTGCTGCAGGCCGTATCCGTTGGTGCCGATCCATACATTGCCCTCCTTATCGGTGGACAGCGCCGTGATGCGGTTGGTGCGGAGCCCGCCGTTTCGGGTGATATGTGTAAAGGAGTCACCGTTATACTTGAGGAGGCCGTTGCGCTGCAGCCCCACCCAGAGGTTATTATAGTGATCGCTGGTAAAGCTGGTAATACGGCTGCTATCGAGGTGCTG includes:
- a CDS encoding THUMP-like domain-containing protein; protein product: MRVFTTEELDFIGAHQHQDAAQLMLQAKRYPHLPVLELVQQIQARQKAAQKLPTWVEHPQAVFPVALSVEQSSSEATAAFKASLVSGRLLVDLTGGFGVDSFHFARSFAQVTHVEQNPELQEIAAYNFNLLGAGNIRSVATTAEDFLRDFTGTADVLYLDPARRGNHAQKLHLLQDCEPDVLRLLPLLFQKANAVLLKASPMLDIEQAVQELGHVVQVWVVALQNEVKEVLYLLQPKAPAPADVPRTAVNLLPQATPQLLTFTRAQEEAATPAYTDPLEFVYEPNAALLKAGAYRYLGQHLQLGKLHPNSHLYTSRQLLPHFPGRSFRCLHVSRYSKKELLRQLPGKKANITVRNFPESVADIRRKTGLKEGGHTYLFFTTDMHQKPVVLVCEKA
- a CDS encoding DUF4397 domain-containing protein, whose protein sequence is MRKWMKLLLVAVLPTMVLASCDDDDDDLDIVEDEANVMVVHASPDAPAVDLYLDNTLVNATPLNYPGNTGYLDVEAGTRNIKVTAAGAGVGSPVINADVPFEEDKDYTVFAVNTLGNIEPLVLEDNLTDPAAGKAHVRVVHLSPDAPNVDVVVQGGPELFSDLEFKEATAFTPVDAGTYTLEVQPVGTDLAAVTATLTLEAGKIYTVFAKGFLTPPAGNNNNLGVEVIVND
- the ahcY gene encoding adenosylhomocysteinase, encoding MVETYLKYKVRDISLADWGRKEIRLAEAEMPGLMAIREEFGPSKPLKGARIAGCLHMTIQTAVLIETLVELGAEVTWSSCNIFSTQDHAAAAIAAAGISVYAWKGMTAEEFDWCIEQTLFFGEDRQPLNMILDDGGDLTNMVLDKYPELSAGIKGLSEETTTGVHRLYERMKNGTLTMPAINVNDSVTKSKFDNKYGCKESLVDAIRRATDVMMAGKVAVVAGYGDVGKGSAASLRGAGARVIVTEIDPICALQAAMDGFAVKRMVDAVKEADIVVTATGNKDIIGEQEFRSMKDKTIVCNIGHFDNEIDMAWLNKTYGNTKDVIKPQVDLYNIDGKDIIVLAEGRLVNLGCATGHPSFVMSNSFSNQTLAQLELWTNTEAYENKVYTLPKHLDEKVARLHLSKIGVELDELSPDQASYIGVEVEGPYKPEYYRY
- a CDS encoding LytR/AlgR family response regulator transcription factor, giving the protein MTKPKILISEDEVIIAEDLAASLEELGYETCAIDAGEDTIDMIRETQPDLVLLDINLRGSADGVDIGSRIREEFKIPFIYLTAYADHATIDRAKKTEPDGFLVKPFDEKSLRSAIEIALYKHDSSQKNGKETNGNQLEHKEQEVTSDYIFVKVKHRIIKVHYSDILWVEAYDNYSFIVTADQKYLVSSTLKDMEHKLPSQNFVRVHRSYIANLDKIEALEENSVVFSKGDVPIGKSYKKALMSKFNII
- a CDS encoding ligand-binding sensor domain-containing protein produces the protein MHCLRAILFLCLLLTTAVGAAQQYNIRSWTLEQGLPQSQVMAIQQDHEGFLWLATRAGLSRFNGTDFTTYTKEEGLSSHNISTLFLDSRHRLWVGTTDAGLLLFNGVSFQPYGQEQGVGAKAVRGITEDKAGKLWLATDNGVYSLAREGMLKYASLPDLNYTAVTATPTGELWAGTADNGLYRVKGSQTTHFTAGNSELPSNHITALSVSKSHEVWIGTAKGLAQAEQTTLSRVQLPQHLDSSRITSFTSDHYNNLWVGLQRNGLLKYNGDSFTHITRNGGLRTNRITALSTDKEGNVWIGTNGYGLQQHMAPWFVHFFEFPNLTEPRVTAIAQDRNGTLWLGTDEGELAKMEQHNLTWLSRKPWPQGTTVYSFLPTPEALWACTSNGVWRLAQQTTTHYSTAEGLPSLDVYQATAGPDGQLYLATGGGVAVLQGSTFRLLPSPEGTLKANSILRDSKGRIWAGGDKGIFRVERGQVVQPPELQGLHLTEVRSITEDKKGVLYFAAFNTGILMLQGTKATLVTAAEGLPSEAVKSVYADSADNLWVATSRNVLKARLPALRQEGAFNHRSYSGPSGFRGMEVCDNAMLQTQEAVWFGTTKGLTKYLPGLDRRNKVPPRLTLTEVLLYSRPTDWEALGYAYDSLTGLPVNLRLPHTQNHLAFNFQGICLSAPEQVKYKYRLVGYEDAWSPVTSRSFSTYANLSPGTYTFELMGQNNDGYWTPQPLTYTFSIVPPIWRREWFIGVLLVVIAGTILSVVRLRERSLVKMNSLLELKVNHRTRLLERQNREKEILLQEIHHRVKNNLQIVISLLNLQARHVEDPSAQEVMKALRSRVRSMSLLHERLYQHSNLEHINLEDYFIEICESLYASYGVSMDRIALELDVPDIKVDVDSAITLGLIVNELVSNTLKYAFQEGEHGVLRIELIRHDEVQYTLTVSDNGRGLPEDFFLKQQKGQSFGLKLVQSLSKKLEGNIRFYNNNGTKSILYFVLPS